The Xyrauchen texanus isolate HMW12.3.18 chromosome 33, RBS_HiC_50CHRs, whole genome shotgun sequence region ggaatttcCCCATAATGGTCTACATAAAAGCCATCATCTTGGTAAGTTGTAAGGAAAAGTATCTCAAAAAAGGATCTCAATCATGAGACGAACACTTGGCATAAACCAACAGCTGACACTGATTTGATATTTGACCTGAAACTCATGTTGGCACAACTTGAATAAAAGGCTATAACAATAATAGCAAGTTAATCGTCTGTAATCGACAGCCTGCTGAAGATTGGCAAACGTCTATTGGCATCCATATTGGGTGACTCCGAGCCACTGATTGTGCCAGAGGAACAGCAAGAGCCACTCAGGTACCCCTCAGGATCTGAGAGGGAATCTGGTGGGCTTGGAGGAGAATCAAACACTGGAGACTCAGAGAGTGGATGCATGGAAGGAAAGTGGCTCATTTTGAAAGGAGGTGATGGAGGGCAACCATTTGCCTGGATGTTACCGAACAAGGCTCCACTGGTCTGAGGGATGATAGGCGCAAGGAAAGCTTTAAGATCCTGATCAGGGAAAGTGAACGCGTTTAGACAGGGGGAATTGGGAGTGAGCGCATCCTCGTAGAAGCTGAACGCACAGGTGGGCGGTGGGGGCGTGCGTGATGTTGGGCTGTCAATCAACGCCAACTCGTTACTGCGGGAGCTGGAGAATCCCGAAAAACTCAAGCTGTGGTGCAGCTTCGGTCGTTCCCTTCGTGTCAGAAACGGATTTGTAGACTCTTTCTCTCCCAAGACACTCAATACACCCATCTCCCGGTTAAGTCTTGGTAGAGCGTTACTTGTGGCGGCTCTGCGCTCATCCGCGTTATGAATGAAGTGGCATCGGGGGCCGTATGGGCAGAAACCAATAGTGTGGAATGTGCGGCACGGCTCGGTCTTGTACTTCGGGTGGCGGGACAGGTTTCTTAGTTCGTGGTAACCGTGAGCGAACTGACACTTTTCTCCATACTTGCACGAGCCGTTTTCTTCAAACGGTCTGCAGAGTTCGGTTTTGTAGCGGGTTGAGTTGATCTGAGAACTGGCCTTTTGTTGAAGGAGTTCATGGAGTTGTTGACTGTGTTCCCCAGTCTCACTGAATGCACGGTCTCTGTACTTGTTCTCTTTATTCATGAAGGAAGCTGTCGAGCTCTCTAAACCAATCTGAAGCCGGTTGCTCATGTTGAAGTCCATGTGGTTTGTTGAGTTACTCCTGAAATAACCAAAAGATCTGTTGTTGTTGGTATTGGAGGCAGCGAATGGGACCCCGACGTTCCTCTTTTCCAGCATGTCCTGGAGATAGATTGTATTTGAATTTGGGAGTTTTTGCTGAAAGAAAAGAAACAGGACTTTAAGCATAGATGTCGAACAAGTTTAAGGCGCGGTATTTGCCACAACCAAACTTGAGTGGTCACATTTAGGAAACACGGAACTCTAAAGTTACAACTTTTGCTAGCGCGCCAATATATCGAGATTAAGAAAACAcccttaggggccgttcacacggaACGCGTCTGTTCGGTTTTTAAACTCGGCTGAAAGAGTTTTGcaacatgcactagacggacgTCTTTACCATTGCGACCCGTGTTTtagacgctgtgtcaagttaaacaggAACTTGTACTTTTAAAATACGCGTCTCGTGTTATTGGCGTTCTGTTCCGTTCGTTGCGTCTAGCTTTTCAGCGCAAACACCCGTTCGGTCTAAACGGACCACAAGATAAGTGAATTCAAATACAGGTTTCAAATGTCTACCCAGCAATCGTTTTAAAATATGAACCATTCTCTTACCCTGTCGAAATCAAATATAGAAGACAGCACCGATGCAGACATTTTCTGTTGTGAGTTCCAGCTCTGGAGGAAAAAAAAGTGTTCGAACCGAGCAGGATCCTTGCCTACTCAAAGACGTTTGCGAAATCCACGGCTGAAAGAGTTTTGTCCCTTCAAACTGAGTTGGGAAAGATCTGCTGAGTTCTTTGGAGTTGAGCCGCACAGGTTTGGGGAGTGTCATGCATGGGCAAAGTTTGCACGTGTATAAATGCCTTACAGCTGTTAAAGGGGAGGAGCTGGACAACGTTTCAACAGTGCGCCGCCCGAACGCGCTTGAAATGGGattctcctctcctcctcctgtAGTCCGCACAAGAGATTGGATACTAGATTCCTTCTTTTGTGAACTCAACGGTATTCAAAAGTGAGAGATCCACCCTCCCTTAAGGCTTAATTTTGTATCTCTCCATCTAAACTGCTTGTAAAATTGCACAATTGTTAGAAGTGTACCATTCAATGAATGCATTTGTTTCGATTTAGGAGTTTTACATTTAgcctgataaaaaaaacaaaaaaaaaaacagcagttcAAACTAGCAACAAAGACCTACAGTGCCCCCTGTGTTGAAATGTACTATGCATGCCATTACTTTAATGGTCTTTGCTAAATGGAAGGCAATACTGGAATTTAGGAACCGGTTATTCTGTCTTCATTGGGAATTGCCGTTTAAAAGtttgactttttttgtttttaaagtaaatGGAAGCTTctgttcaccaaggatgcattcaattgataaaaaatgaagacatttattttagactttattttatttcattattagaCTGGATAGGCATTTCATGAGAAATGTGTTTCCTATGTGCCATATCAACAAATTCGAATGATTTCTTAAAtgtatatttcacacaaaaattctcacatcatttactcaccctcatgccatcccagatatgtacgactttctatcttctggagaacacaaacaaagatttttagaagaatattccagctctgttggtcctttcaatgcaactgaatggtggccagaaatctaaAGGTccaaaaaagcagataaaagaaccataaaagtaatccataagacaccagtgggtaaatccatttcttcaaaaGTGGTaaaatagatgtgggtgagaaacagatatttagGTTTGAATATGTGAATATTCACATTTGGGGCCTGTTTACTTTCACATctgacttaaatatggatctgtaaCACCTATCATATAAATGTTGAATGTTGAGTAATGACTGCTGAAAATAGGGCTTTATCATCatgattaaaaattttattttaaaataaattataatttcaaacattaatTATAATGTGCATCATTACTAGTGTTTCAgcagtatttttgatcaatttaatgcatcattGGGGAACACAAGAATCActttatttcaaaaacaaaaatgaaactgtgttttgtgTATTTACTCCTAAATACTGTCTTAAACTATCTTAAACACTAGTCCTGCCTTTCTTCAAGAATTTCAACCGTAAACGTCCTGCGATTCTATATTCAAACTCATTCTACTATattcataataaaacaaaatacattaaaaaaacctTGTTAAATTTATGCATGTTTTCAGTGAatgtaaatattgtttgtttctgCACTATGGACTGACAAGATGGCTTCTCAGTGCCGGCACTGTTTGTGCAATCCCAGTTCACTATTTTAAGTGAAAGTTGAGTCCATATAAAATTCCCATCCCTTTAAATTGGCAGGTTTTGCTACCAATCTTCACTGCAGTGGCATCCCATATGAAAGATTAAGACCTATGAATTATGTTGTACTGTATGTTGCATGAGCTATAGGGATTGTCTTATTTTGCATGATTcaacttgtgtgtatgtgtacgaGGATTAGCTGCTCCTTGTTTCATAGTTGATAGGAAAGTGGCTGAACACAAATCATAGCATGTGCAGGCCTTGGATACAAGCCATACATTTTGAgttttaaataacaatattcatCAGCACTTCATGTGCATTTTAAGGTTATTGCATAAaatctgctggatggaaacaccaagatgcaaaaaATGCGCATGGAAAACGTATACGCTTGTTTGAGGTGGATATGTTTTTTATTCGATAAGAAGGAATgcgcataaactatgatggaaatacatttaccaaataaactTCTATTGAATTTAACAGGAATACAAGATACGCACACAGatatatatagaactggatcgCTGAAGTAGGTTATACTGCCAGCAGGAGttgaagccaccggaagtgttaAAGCAGCCAACTTAGTTATAGAGCGTCAATGACTGACAGGTGAAAACAAGCTCATTTCACCGTCTCTGACCTGCGGATACAACAGTTGCATTTCGCCCTCTGGTGACAATCTCCAGAGGGAAAAGTGTGC contains the following coding sequences:
- the LOC127626803 gene encoding mRNA decay activator protein ZFP36L2-A-like translates to MSASVLSSIFDFDRQKLPNSNTIYLQDMLEKRNVGVPFAASNTNNNRSFGYFRSNSTNHMDFNMSNRLQIGLESSTASFMNKENKYRDRAFSETGEHSQQLHELLQQKASSQINSTRYKTELCRPFEENGSCKYGEKCQFAHGYHELRNLSRHPKYKTEPCRTFHTIGFCPYGPRCHFIHNADERRAATSNALPRLNREMGVLSVLGEKESTNPFLTRRERPKLHHSLSFSGFSSSRSNELALIDSPTSRTPPPPTCAFSFYEDALTPNSPCLNAFTFPDQDLKAFLAPIIPQTSGALFGNIQANGCPPSPPFKMSHFPSMHPLSESPVFDSPPSPPDSLSDPEGYLSGSCCSSGTISGSESPNMDANRRLPIFSRLSITDD